The proteins below are encoded in one region of Syngnathus acus chromosome 2, fSynAcu1.2, whole genome shotgun sequence:
- the l1cama gene encoding neural cell adhesion molecule L1.2 isoform X1 — protein sequence MAPRQQVGSRRRSSGFLLLPILLSFAVQPSRATIHFPSNYHISDLKKPPVITTQPESVTVFSVEDLVMICKASGNPPPIFRWTKDGEDFDPGADPELEVTERLGSFAFYTLSNTVDSLKQYQGKYVCYASNELGTAVSDEATLKTDVPPSQQKDKKVHVKSEEGSSIVLKCNPPQSSMEPIIHWMDWQLRHIQLSERVVVGKDGNLYFAHLKTTDSRNDYTCNVQYLATRTILAKEPVTLTVNPSNSVVRNRRPHMMRPTGSHTTYHALRGQTIELECIVQGYPTPKVSWVRKDGEMSESRTSKEMFDRRLRFSNISESDAGEYQCLAENSQGKLVHTYTLTVEAGPYWTKETASMLYAPGENVRLDCQAEGIPTPVITWTINGIPLSSTDKDSRRTVTPSSSLVLKDVNFGDTAIYQCKASNKHGAILSNINVYVIELPPQILTEDGNTYTVTEGQKVLLECDSFGSPKPKVTWTSGSASSLLADSRMNPLTTGGLEIFNVTHDDEGFYTCSVQNTNQSITAELEVLNRTVILSPPQALKVQPGQTAIFTCLSLVDPKLASPLIQWRKNDQKLFASGNDLKYTLEGPDLIISDTKADDEGNYTCQVITNLDMAQATGTLTLHDRPDPPGLLQLTQPKRRAVNLSWIPGSQHNSPVIEYVIEFEDQVSNERGWEELSRIPGDKNHASLSLWPFMSYRFRVIAINEVGKSTPSKPSEIYNTAAEAPDKNPEDVRSESTDPDTLVITWEEMDKRDFNGPDFKYRILWRRVVGSGPDWHPNYTTEPPLVISKIGNFSAFEIKVQAVNEKGEGPEPDPVIGYSGENIPLEAPMNVGIATLNSTAIRVTWAAIERETVRGHLLGYKIHLSRFGSRGHHRARRARELSTTVIVETGANEERKVIGNLRPYSRYGLTVSVFNSKGDGPPSEMMSFETEEGVPHPPTSLALDSPSETEMTLRWTPPSQPNGILIGYHLQYQQIVESDDSPMQMEKIDDPTISHLTLKGLDRHSHYRFYLKGRTAAGDGEAIMREGATTLDGVPPMNISVSPGENFVNISWVAKKRHRNVPFQIQYFKKNDAARKKTERVDSSQPFYQLQGLRPGSHYHLHFIHSNVTFFQTEIDTEGTGMTEMQPSIATQGWFIGLVSAIVLLLLLLLILCFVRRNKGGKYSVKDKEEGPMDSEARPMKDETFGEYRSLESDLEEKRTASQPSLCEESKLCSQDNLNFNGSSVLTTEINLDESLASQFSRGPSEGQEVPDNSPLNGAAAANGLPNQATILD from the exons ATGGCTCCCCGACAGCAGGTGGGCAGTAGGAGGCGGAGCTctggcttcctcctcctccccatcctcctctccttcgCGGTCCAGCCCAGCCGAGCAACCATCCACTTTCCCTCCAACT ACCACATAAGTGACC TCAAGAAGCCTCCTGTTATCACCACACAGCCCGAGTCTGTCACCGTCTTCAGCGTGGAAGATCTCGTCATGATTTGCAAAGCCTCTGGAAACCCACCGCCCAT ATTCCGATGGACGAAGGATGGAGAGGATTTCGACCCGGGCGCTGACCCGGAGCTGGAGGTGACGGAGCGCTTGGGTTCGTTTGCCTTCTACACCCTCAGCAACACGGTGGACTCCCTGAAGCAGTACCAGGGCAAATACGTGTGCTACGCTTCCAACGAGCTCGGCACGGCCGTCTCCGACGAGGCCACGCTCAAAACTGATG TCCCACCGTCTCagcagaaagacaaaaaagtccATGTGAAATCTGAAGAGGGAAGCAGTATTGTTCTCAAGTGCAACCCCCCGCAGAGCTCCATGGAGCCCATCATTCACTGGATGGACTGGC AGCTGCGTCACATCCAACTGAGCGAGCGGGTGGTCGTGGGCAAGGATGGTAACCTCTACTTTGCCCACCTGAAAACCACGGACAGCAGGAACGACTACACCTGCAATGTCCAGTATCTCGCAACTCGCACTATCCTGGCAAAGGAACCTGTCACGCTGACCGTCAACCCCT CCAACTCAGTGGTGCGGAACCGAAGACCCCACATGATGAGACCTACTGGAAGCCacaccacttaccatgcacTCAGGGGCCAGACCATCGAACTGGAGTGCATCGTCCAAGGCTA TCCAACTCCAAAAGTATCATGGGTCAGGAAGGACGGCGAGATGTCTGAATCCCGGACTTCCAAAGAAATGTTTGACCGCCGTCTGCGCTTCAGCAATATCTCCGAGAGCGACGCCGGCGAGTACCAGTGTCTTGCTGAGAATTCCCAAGGAAAGCTCGTACACACTTACACCCTGACGGTGGAAG CCGGTCCTTACTGGACCAAAGAAACGGCCAGTATGTTATACGCTCCCGGTGAGAACGTCAGACTCGACTGCCAGGCGGAGGGCATCCCTACTCCAGTCATCACTTGGACCATCAACGGAATCCCGCTCTCAT CGACTGACAAAGACTCCAGACGCACTGTGACGCCAAGCAGCTCTCTCGTCCTCAAGGACGTGAATTTCGGAGACACGGCCATCTACCAGTGCAAGGCCTCCAACAAGCACGGAGCTATCCTGTCAAACATCAACGTTTATGTCATTG AGCTGCCTCCACAAATCCTGACCGAGGACGGCAACACGTACACGGTGACCGAAGGCCAGAAGGTTTTACTGGAGTGTGACAGCTTCGGATCTCCTAAACCAAAAGTCACATG GACCAGTGGCAGTGCCTCCTCCCTTCTGGCTGATTCCAGAATGAACCCTCTCACCACAGGGGGTCTGGAAATCTTCAATGTCACACATGACGACGAGGGCTTCTACACGTGCTCGGTGCAGAACACCAACCAGTCCATCACTGCAGAGCTGGAGGTGCTCA ACCGAACAGTGATCCTGTCACCTCCGCAGGCTCTGAAGGTACAGCCTGGACAGACTGCCATCTTCACCTGTCTCTCTCTTGTGGACCCCAAATTGGCCTCTCCGCTTATCCAGTGGAGAAAGAACGACCAGAAGCTGTTTGCATCCGGCAATGATCTGAA ATACACATTGGAAGGACCGGACTTGATCATCTCTGATACCAAAGCTGACGACGAAGGCAACTACACGTGTCAGGTCATCACAAATCTGGACATGGCCCAAGCGACCGGCACGCTCACTCTACACG ATCGTCCAGATCCTCCTGGCCTTCTTCAACTTACGCAACCTAAAAGACGCGCAGTCAACCTCAGTTGGATTCCCGGCTCTCAACACAACAGCCCCGTGATAG AGTACGTGATTGAGTTTGAGGATCAGGTTTCAAACGAGCGAGGTTGGGAAGAGCTGAGCAGAATACCGGGGGACAAGAACCACGccagtctctctctctggccCTTCATGTCGTACCGGTTCCGTGTCATCGCCATCAACGAGGTGGGCAAGAGTACTCCCAGCAAGCCATCTGAAATCTACAACACAGCTGCTGAAG CACCAGACAAGAACCCCGAAGATGTCAGAAGCGAGTCCACCGACCCAGATACGCTCGTCATCACCTGGGAG GAAATGGACAAACGGGACTTTAACGGACCTGACTTCAAGTACCGCATCCTGTGGAGGCGGGTGGTGGGCAGCGGGCCCGACTGGCACCCCAACTACACGACTGAACCCCCGTTAGTTATCAGCAAGATCGGCAACTTCTCCGCATTTGAGATCAAAGTACAGGCTGTCAATGAAAAGGGGGAAGGGCCTGAGCCCGATCCCGTCATTGGCTACTCGGGCGAGAACA TTCCACTGGAGGCCCCCATGAATGTGGGCATTGCCACCCTGAACAGCACCGCCATCAGGGTGACCTGGGCCGCAATCGAAAGAGAGACGGTCAGAGGACACCTGCTGGGCTACAAG ATTCACTTGAGTCGATTCGGCTCCCGGGGTCACCACAGAGCTCGAAGGGCAAGGGAGCTATCGACCACTGTCATTGTGGAGACCGGGGCCAACGAGGAGAGGAAGGTGATCGGCAATCTCCGACCGTACTCCCGCTACGGCTTGACCGTCAGCGTGTTCAACAGCAAAGGAGATGGGCCGCCATCGGAGATGATGTCCTTCGAGACCGAAGAAGGAG TTCCACATCCGCCAACCTCTCTGGCGTTGGACAGTCCATCTGAGACAGAAATGACTTTGCGATGGACACCGCCAAGTCAGCCCAACGGGATTCTTATTGGGTACCACTTGCAGTACCAACAAA TCGTGGAGAGTGACGACAGCCCGATGCAGATGGAGAAAATCGACGATCCCACAATCAGCCACCTCACCCTGAAGGGCCTGGATCGCCATAGCCATTACCGCTTCTACCTGAAGGGGCGCACTGCGGCTGGAGATGGAGAAGCCATCATGAGGGAAGGTGCCACCACTCTGGATGGAG TGCCTCCTATGAACATCAGCGTGTCTCCTGGAGAGAACTTTGTGAATATCAGCTGGGTGGCCAAGAAGCGCCACAGGAACGTTCCATTCCAGATCCAATATTTCAAGAAGAACG ATGCTGCTCGGAAGAAGACCGAGAGGGTGGACTCCTCGCAGCCCTTCTACCAGCTCCAGGGTCTAAGACCTGGTTCTCATTACCATCTGCACTTCATCCACAGCAACGTCACCTTCTTTCAGACAGAAATTGACACCGAGGGAACCG GTATGACTGAGATGCAGCCCAGCATTGCGACCCAGGGATGGTTCATCGGCCTGGTCAGCGCCATCGTCTTGCTACTGCTCTTACTGCTCATCCTCTGCTTTGTCCGGAGGAACAAAGGGGGAAAGTATTCAG TGAAAGACAAAGAGGAAGGCCCGATGGACTCAGAAGCTCGACCAATGAAGGACGAGACCTTTGGCGAGTACAG ATCTCTCGAAAG CGATCTGGAGGAGAAGCGCACCGCCAGCCAGCCGTCTTTGTGCGAGGAGAGCAAGCTGTGCAGTCAGGACAACCTGAACTTCAACGGCAGCAGCGTGTTGACCACCGAGATCAACCTGGATGAGTCGCTGGCCAGTCAGTTCAGCCGGGGGCCCAGCGAGGGCCAAGAGGTGCCCGATAACTCCCCGCTCaacggcgccgccgccgctaacGGCCTGCCCAACCAAGCCACCATCCTCGATTGA